A single region of the uncultured Flavobacterium sp. genome encodes:
- a CDS encoding DUF1842 domain-containing protein, giving the protein MSDLLTGAYLAKGTIGNVGMPGAPIASFSLVVVPSQHSVTGTVIITQAIKGPDSHIVVHVKGKIYAAGLGKVTQLVSLHGQYVHSVPPPGIGSFLADFNAHLAIDNAWNGTGGFSYYLHNIENVPVAGAKNLKEELV; this is encoded by the coding sequence ATGTCAGATTTATTAACAGGTGCTTATTTAGCAAAAGGCACAATCGGAAATGTTGGAATGCCAGGTGCTCCAATCGCTTCATTCAGTTTAGTAGTTGTACCATCACAACACTCTGTGACAGGTACAGTTATAATCACTCAGGCTATAAAAGGTCCTGATAGTCATATTGTTGTTCATGTAAAAGGAAAAATATATGCAGCTGGATTGGGTAAAGTTACACAATTAGTTAGTCTTCACGGACAATATGTTCACTCTGTTCCTCCTCCGGGAATTGGTTCTTTTTTAGCAGATTTTAATGCTCACTTAGCAATCGACAATGCATGGAACGGAACTGGAGGTTTTTCATATTATCTACATAATATTGAAAATGTACCAGTAGCTGGCGCAAAAAACTTAAAAGAAGAATTAGTTTAG
- a CDS encoding DUF2071 domain-containing protein, protein MNFLKAEWRNLALFNYEVDPKILEKYVPAGTEIDIWNNKCYVSLVGFMFKNTKILGLKVPFHINFEEVNLRFYVKRFENGEWKRGVVFIKEIVPKKAITFIANTLYQEHYETQKMKHEIIENENTNIFIYQLKNDKKWNTIRLETKNVLTEIEVDSEAEFITEHYFGYTKIDEETTFEYEVMHPRWEQLEVLNHNIEIDFKKTYGSDFGFLQTQKPTSVFLAKGSKITVKNKRKIQTVLVLEEMY, encoded by the coding sequence ATGAACTTCTTAAAAGCAGAATGGAGAAACTTAGCACTTTTCAATTATGAAGTTGATCCTAAAATTTTAGAGAAATATGTTCCTGCGGGAACTGAAATTGATATCTGGAACAACAAATGTTATGTAAGCTTAGTGGGATTCATGTTTAAAAACACAAAAATTTTAGGGCTTAAAGTTCCGTTTCATATAAACTTTGAAGAAGTCAATTTGAGATTTTACGTAAAACGTTTTGAAAATGGCGAATGGAAACGCGGTGTGGTTTTTATTAAAGAAATTGTTCCTAAAAAAGCCATCACTTTTATTGCCAACACTTTGTATCAGGAACATTATGAAACTCAGAAAATGAAACATGAAATCATTGAAAATGAAAACACCAATATTTTTATTTATCAATTGAAGAATGATAAAAAATGGAATACAATTCGATTAGAAACTAAAAACGTCCTAACCGAAATTGAAGTTGATTCTGAAGCTGAATTCATCACTGAGCATTATTTTGGATATACAAAAATTGACGAAGAAACTACTTTTGAATATGAAGTTATGCATCCAAGATGGGAACAATTAGAAGTTTTAAATCACAATATTGAAATTGATTTTAAAAAAACTTACGGAAGCGATTTTGGCTTTCTTCAAACTCAAAAACCAACATCAGTTTTCCTAGCTAAAGGTTCAAAAATTACAGTTAAAAACAAAAGAAAAATTCAAACCGTTCTTGTTTTAGAAGAAATGTATTAA
- a CDS encoding ArsR family transcriptional regulator, which yields MEFKEAKNKFVQTWGALGSQWGINKTMAQIHALLMVSNEAVSMEDIMEELQISRGNASMNLRALMDWGIVYKEYKAGERKEFFTAEKDLDELAAKISRERSKREIKPALKILKEVSTIEAKDSAEEKHFVDQTTKLYDFVLKADNMLDKMTEFNENWLGKLVIKMMK from the coding sequence ATGGAATTCAAAGAAGCAAAAAATAAGTTTGTACAAACCTGGGGAGCATTAGGTTCTCAATGGGGAATTAATAAAACGATGGCACAAATCCACGCTTTATTAATGGTCTCAAACGAAGCTGTTTCTATGGAGGACATTATGGAAGAATTGCAGATTTCGCGCGGTAACGCCAGCATGAATCTAAGAGCTCTAATGGATTGGGGAATTGTTTATAAAGAATACAAAGCTGGAGAAAGAAAAGAATTCTTTACTGCCGAAAAAGATTTAGACGAATTAGCGGCAAAAATCTCCAGAGAAAGAAGTAAACGAGAAATTAAACCTGCACTTAAAATCTTAAAAGAAGTTTCGACAATTGAAGCAAAAGATTCTGCAGAAGAGAAACACTTTGTAGATCAAACTACTAAATTATACGATTTCGTTTTAAAAGCAGATAATATGCTGGACAAAATGACTGAATTCAATGAAAACTGGTTAGGGAAATTAGTTATAAAAATGATGAAGTAA
- a CDS encoding inclusion body family protein has product MSQSAAASWAQIDILVVIDTEYIKKNFSKNSNPNDPREINHNSQYMICYSPRGIVSGQGTADLSFRANAGDYVSFRGTSIQQNSDDSVILYGVRYWSGDRVFYNCTTDIVTRKRAVQPNPDKQDGIPPVLTVQNFTSCNSKMARGGTENFCVYIAVYTVTADGQGQELYGYYYWVPQVVVPV; this is encoded by the coding sequence ATGAGTCAAAGTGCAGCAGCCTCATGGGCACAGATTGATATTCTCGTCGTAATAGACACAGAATATATTAAGAAAAATTTCTCTAAGAATTCAAATCCTAATGATCCTCGGGAAATAAATCACAATAGTCAATATATGATATGTTATAGTCCAAGAGGGATTGTTTCAGGTCAAGGCACAGCAGATTTAAGTTTTAGAGCTAACGCTGGGGATTATGTGTCTTTTAGGGGGACATCAATTCAACAAAATTCTGATGATTCTGTAATTCTTTACGGAGTTAGATATTGGAGCGGAGATCGAGTATTTTATAATTGTACGACAGATATTGTTACAAGAAAAAGAGCAGTACAGCCTAATCCAGACAAGCAAGATGGTATTCCTCCGGTTTTAACTGTGCAAAATTTTACCAGTTGTAATTCTAAAATGGCCAGGGGCGGAACAGAGAATTTCTGTGTATATATTGCTGTTTATACTGTTACTGCTGATGGACAAGGGCAAGAATTATACGGATATTATTACTGGGTTCCACAAGTAGTTGTACCGGTTTAA
- a CDS encoding TIGR01777 family oxidoreductase encodes MKKLIIAAGTGFLGQVLVNHFKDKFEEIVILTRGKSQTVDGIKYVNWNARTFSGWENELENATILINLAGKSVDCRYTKENKKAILLSRIESTKILNKAVLNCKNPPKHWLNSSTSTIYRFSLDKQMDEIDGEIGNDFSINVALSWEKAFFKTETPSTLKTALRTSIVLGKNGGAFIPLKTLAKTGFGGKQGKGNQFISWIHEEDFANAIDLIIQKEITGIINIVSPEPIRNVDFMQKLRKAVGFPFGIPMNTFLLEIGSFFIRTETELVLKSRNVIPKRLLENGFEFKFGDIDEAFENLLR; translated from the coding sequence ATGAAAAAACTCATAATCGCAGCCGGAACAGGTTTTTTAGGACAAGTTTTAGTAAATCATTTCAAAGATAAATTTGAAGAAATTGTAATTCTAACCCGAGGAAAATCTCAAACTGTTGACGGAATCAAATATGTAAACTGGAATGCCAGAACTTTTTCGGGTTGGGAAAATGAACTCGAAAACGCAACGATTTTAATTAATCTTGCCGGAAAATCTGTTGATTGTCGTTATACCAAAGAAAACAAAAAAGCCATTTTATTATCTCGAATTGAAAGTACCAAAATCTTAAACAAAGCTGTTTTAAACTGCAAAAACCCGCCTAAACATTGGCTGAATTCATCAACTTCTACTATTTATAGATTTTCGCTGGATAAACAAATGGATGAAATCGATGGTGAAATCGGGAATGACTTTTCTATAAATGTTGCCCTTTCCTGGGAAAAAGCATTCTTTAAAACCGAAACTCCAAGTACTTTAAAAACCGCTTTGAGAACTTCAATTGTTTTGGGTAAAAATGGCGGTGCTTTTATTCCGTTAAAAACTTTGGCAAAAACTGGTTTTGGCGGAAAACAAGGAAAAGGAAATCAATTTATTAGTTGGATTCATGAAGAAGATTTTGCCAATGCTATTGATCTTATTATTCAAAAAGAAATTACAGGCATTATTAATATTGTTTCTCCGGAACCAATTCGCAATGTCGATTTTATGCAGAAACTTAGAAAAGCAGTTGGTTTTCCTTTTGGAATTCCGATGAATACTTTTCTTCTTGAAATTGGATCTTTCTTCATTCGAACAGAAACCGAATTGGTTTTGAAAAGTAGAAACGTGATTCCAAAAAGACTTTTGGAAAATGGATTTGAATTTAAGTTTGGAGATATAGATGAGGCTTTTGAAAATTTATTACGCTAA
- a CDS encoding SRPBCC family protein — MTTINLTTKIKAPKQIVFDAARNIDIHQQSTSPSKEKAIDGVTSGLINLNETVTWRGKHFGFYLTHKSRITTMKLHDYFVDEMEKGKFKSFRHEHLFEEKNGVTIMKDKLHYETPFGIFGELFDILFLEKHLTNFLLERNKILKVVSEKTNKVFAE; from the coding sequence ATGACAACAATAAATCTCACAACAAAAATAAAAGCACCAAAACAAATCGTTTTTGATGCGGCAAGAAATATTGATATTCATCAGCAATCTACAAGTCCTTCAAAAGAAAAAGCAATTGACGGCGTAACATCAGGTTTAATCAATTTAAACGAAACGGTAACTTGGCGAGGTAAACATTTTGGGTTTTATCTCACACACAAAAGCCGAATTACAACAATGAAGCTGCATGATTATTTTGTAGATGAAATGGAAAAAGGAAAATTTAAATCTTTCAGACACGAACATCTTTTTGAAGAAAAAAATGGCGTTACCATCATGAAAGATAAATTGCACTACGAAACTCCGTTTGGGATATTCGGTGAACTTTTTGATATTTTATTTTTAGAAAAGCATCTTACTAATTTTCTTTTAGAACGAAATAAGATTCTAAAAGTAGTTTCAGAAAAAACAAATAAGGTCTTTGCCGAATAA
- a CDS encoding DUF1090 family protein has protein sequence MKLKTKILSIAFFAVSFIGFSQSNCKDLKGCERKLCEQNIKLTTAKKAGNQNQIKGVEDAISQTKKNCTTKTVNNDLDKKVKEKQQKVKERTDDLNKAIKDQESKEKIDKKKKKLAEAKADLNKALTEQKTK, from the coding sequence ATGAAATTAAAGACTAAAATTTTATCAATAGCATTCTTTGCCGTTTCTTTTATTGGATTTTCACAAAGTAATTGCAAGGATTTAAAAGGTTGCGAAAGAAAACTATGTGAACAAAATATCAAATTAACGACAGCCAAAAAAGCCGGTAATCAAAACCAAATTAAAGGAGTTGAAGATGCAATCTCTCAAACTAAAAAGAACTGCACGACAAAAACAGTAAACAATGATCTTGATAAAAAAGTAAAAGAAAAACAACAAAAAGTTAAGGAAAGAACAGACGATCTAAACAAAGCAATTAAAGATCAGGAAAGCAAGGAAAAAATCGACAAGAAAAAGAAGAAACTAGCCGAAGCTAAAGCTGACTTGAACAAAGCTCTGACAGAGCAAAAAACAAAATAG